Proteins encoded together in one Verrucomicrobiota bacterium window:
- a CDS encoding CsgG/HfaB family protein, which translates to MKNLFFNPQTAIALVGFLGLSFSLLANPVSVAVLDFETDNEVNAEYGRDLATLLAVDLSFDDQLAVVERADLAKILSEQEIGLSGAVDPATAAQIGNLTGAQVIIMGRILDVSDTTYLVAKAFSTETSRVFGSKSKMQRGDNPDEIVATLAKDLTSVITDNRESLVVDSTGSDELISELRALTEGRTLPSVNVYIPEEHIGRRIPDPAAQTELIRLLKASGFTVLSDQSKNEADVLITGEAFSEFGMRFRNLLSCTARVEIQVTDPKTGEIILADARNGVALDIAENVAGKTALQNGATLLTPEVVKALVNYSSKK; encoded by the coding sequence ATGAAGAACCTCTTTTTTAATCCTCAGACCGCTATCGCCCTCGTTGGCTTCTTGGGTCTCTCTTTCTCCTTACTGGCAAATCCTGTTAGCGTTGCGGTTCTTGACTTCGAGACTGATAACGAGGTCAACGCGGAATATGGACGTGATCTTGCGACCCTGCTTGCCGTCGACCTCAGCTTTGATGACCAACTCGCAGTTGTAGAAAGAGCAGACCTCGCCAAGATCCTGAGCGAACAGGAGATTGGACTTTCCGGTGCCGTCGACCCCGCCACAGCAGCACAAATCGGCAACCTCACCGGAGCCCAAGTCATTATTATGGGGAGGATTCTGGACGTTAGCGACACAACCTATCTTGTCGCCAAGGCTTTTAGCACCGAAACATCAAGGGTCTTTGGCTCCAAATCAAAAATGCAACGCGGCGATAATCCAGACGAAATCGTAGCAACTCTAGCGAAGGATCTGACTAGCGTTATTACCGACAACCGGGAGTCTCTTGTGGTCGACTCAACCGGTTCGGATGAACTCATTTCAGAGCTTCGGGCCCTAACTGAGGGGCGCACTCTCCCAAGTGTAAACGTGTATATACCCGAAGAACATATCGGTCGTCGCATTCCCGACCCCGCAGCTCAAACCGAGCTCATAAGACTTCTCAAGGCGAGCGGATTCACGGTTCTTTCCGACCAATCCAAGAACGAGGCTGATGTTCTGATCACGGGTGAAGCGTTCAGTGAATTTGGAATGCGTTTCAGGAATCTTCTTTCTTGCACCGCACGAGTCGAGATTCAGGTCACCGATCCTAAGACGGGAGAGATCATTCTTGCTGATGCAAGGAACGGGGTCGCTCTCGACATTGCCGAGAATGTTGCTGGCAAAACCGCTCTTCAAAACGGTGCCACTTTGCTTACCCCTGAGGTGGTGAAGGCACTTGTGAACTACTCCTCAAAAAAGTGA
- a CDS encoding NAD(P)/FAD-dependent oxidoreductase, with translation MSIEHFDFLVLGGGSAGYNAAALARKHLPKVAIVDGSEELGGLCILRGCMPSKTLLYAADVLHLASEGHKFGLNIPDPQVDMKALHNRKKQIIGEFASYRRSQIESDRFSLFRQNGRLGPDRTILLDDGKTIRADRILLSTGSEIAVPGVPGLAETPTLTSDDILELDSVPESVIVLGGGIVACELAQFLNRIGTKVTMIQRSPHILSDVEPDMATVLEESLIDEGIDLFTDTKIVNIESKEKRVSVQFLFGGRVEVVQADSLFNALGRKPRTSGLGFETQGIVLRDSGHIQTNECQMTSLDSVYAAGDCTGPHELVHVAIQQAEVAVRHSLGLEPRPVDYDKILSVIFTDPQVASIGPPKKDLEKKFGDSLAVADYPFSDHGRSILMEAKRGYVRLYSNKEDGKIVRAECVGKDAGELIHSMAVAIGTGATVQETLEAPWYHPTLSEIWTYPLEDLAG, from the coding sequence ATGAGCATTGAGCATTTTGATTTTCTTGTTCTAGGCGGTGGGAGTGCTGGATATAACGCTGCAGCATTGGCGAGAAAGCACCTGCCGAAGGTAGCGATCGTAGATGGCAGCGAAGAGCTGGGCGGCCTCTGTATCCTGCGGGGATGTATGCCCTCAAAAACGCTTTTGTATGCGGCAGACGTGCTGCATCTCGCGAGTGAAGGGCATAAATTCGGGCTCAACATCCCGGACCCACAAGTGGACATGAAGGCACTTCACAACAGGAAGAAGCAGATCATCGGGGAGTTCGCGAGCTACCGAAGGTCCCAGATCGAATCTGACCGCTTCAGCCTTTTTAGGCAGAATGGTCGGTTGGGGCCTGATCGGACAATCTTATTGGATGACGGAAAGACCATTCGAGCAGACCGGATTCTCCTCTCGACGGGTTCGGAGATTGCCGTTCCCGGGGTTCCCGGACTGGCGGAAACACCGACTCTAACGAGTGACGATATTCTGGAGCTCGATTCGGTCCCTGAATCTGTAATTGTCCTCGGGGGTGGTATTGTTGCCTGCGAGTTAGCTCAGTTTCTCAACAGAATCGGCACGAAAGTGACCATGATTCAAAGGAGCCCGCACATTCTTTCGGATGTGGAGCCGGATATGGCAACGGTTTTGGAAGAAAGCCTAATCGACGAAGGTATCGATCTTTTTACAGACACAAAGATCGTTAACATTGAGTCCAAAGAGAAGAGAGTTTCCGTCCAGTTCTTGTTCGGCGGTCGTGTCGAGGTTGTGCAGGCGGACTCGCTGTTCAATGCGCTAGGGCGCAAGCCAAGAACAAGTGGCCTCGGGTTTGAAACACAAGGAATTGTTCTTCGCGACAGTGGGCACATTCAAACCAACGAATGCCAGATGACTTCGTTGGATTCCGTTTACGCTGCGGGCGACTGCACAGGACCGCATGAACTCGTTCATGTTGCCATTCAGCAGGCAGAGGTTGCGGTTCGCCATTCTCTCGGTCTTGAGCCTAGGCCAGTTGATTACGACAAGATCCTTTCAGTGATCTTCACGGACCCTCAGGTGGCATCCATTGGTCCACCAAAAAAAGACCTCGAAAAGAAATTCGGAGACTCTCTTGCAGTTGCCGATTATCCTTTCTCCGACCACGGGCGCTCTATTCTAATGGAAGCTAAGCGGGGTTATGTGCGACTATACAGTAACAAAGAAGATGGTAAGATCGTGCGAGCCGAGTGCGTTGGAAAAGATGCCGGCGAACTGATTCATTCAATGGCAGTTGCTATTGGCACGGGTGCTACCGTTCAGGAAACACTGGAAGCACCTTGGTATCACCCGACCCTATCAGAGATCTGGACCTATCCACTGGAAGATCTGGCAGGCTGA
- a CDS encoding DJ-1 family glyoxalase III, with protein sequence MATKVMTILESGFEEIEAITPVDLLRRAGVEVNLVSVGEVLTVKGKTGVCVQAERLLRDCDTNDYEILFLPGGPAVQKLRTNPKILELVRSFHENELLIAAICAASLILKDAGVLSDRSFTAHPSTLDELPSASKDAVVVDRNLITSQGAGTAVEFGLTIIRSLLGQEKRNEIADSICFSANEN encoded by the coding sequence ATGGCGACAAAAGTGATGACGATTCTCGAATCTGGGTTCGAAGAAATTGAAGCGATTACCCCTGTTGATCTTCTGCGCCGAGCGGGAGTCGAAGTGAATTTGGTATCCGTAGGAGAGGTTCTCACCGTAAAGGGAAAAACGGGAGTTTGCGTTCAAGCCGAACGGCTCTTGCGAGACTGTGACACGAATGATTATGAAATTCTCTTTCTCCCGGGAGGTCCCGCCGTTCAAAAGCTGCGAACGAACCCTAAAATTTTGGAGTTGGTTCGATCTTTCCACGAGAATGAACTTTTGATCGCCGCTATTTGTGCAGCATCGCTTATCTTGAAAGACGCCGGGGTCCTTTCTGATCGGTCATTCACTGCTCACCCATCAACTTTGGATGAACTTCCTTCCGCTAGTAAGGATGCTGTAGTCGTAGACCGTAATTTGATTACCTCTCAAGGGGCTGGAACGGCTGTGGAGTTCGGACTCACCATAATCCGCTCCCTTCTCGGACAGGAGAAGAGAAACGAGATCGCTGACTCCATCTGCTTTTCGGCAAATGAAAATTGA
- the uvrB gene encoding excinuclease ABC subunit UvrB — MENFRLHSDYEPTGDQPVAIGKLEESIRKGNRYQTLVGVTGSGKTFTMANLIQRLNRPTLVISHNKTLAAQLYSEFKGFFPENAVEYFVSYYDYYQPEAYVPQTDTYIEKDSSINEDIERLRISTTSALLSRRDVVVVASVSCIYGLGSPEDFREMMIEIRTGDELGRDAFLERLVENLYERNDIELTRGKFRARGEIVDVFPAYLESAIRVEFWGDEVESVRPLDPLTGETGEPYGYFYLYPANQYITPRNKLKDAVKGIREELDDRVDEFEKEQRLLEAQRVRMRTEYDLEMLEEIGFCSGIENYSRHLSGRKPGERPFCLIDFFPDDFLLILDESHVTMPQIGAMYNGDRSRKSRLVDFGFRLPSALDNRPLQPEEFRNVTGQTLFVSATPASYELEVSEVIAEQVIRPTGLVDPIMEIRPLKGQVEDTMAEIRKTKEAGDRTLVTTLTKRMSEDIASFIAEDGIAVEYLHSDIDAIERVEILRRLRAGDFDVLVGVNLLREGLDLPEVALVVILDADKEGFLRSETSLIQTAGRAARHEKGRVILYADALTGSLERAVEVTRYRREKQLAHNKEHNITPKGVRRNDQSSLLRNGGTTKDESFALAVGEGSDDREVAAVIAELEEDMNQASLDLEFERAAVLRDQIKALREGEVSLSDGPTRRGGLKKRRKKYRKHRR, encoded by the coding sequence ATGGAAAACTTCCGCCTACATTCCGACTACGAGCCAACTGGAGATCAGCCAGTCGCTATCGGAAAGCTGGAAGAATCCATCCGAAAGGGGAATCGCTATCAGACTTTGGTGGGGGTGACGGGATCTGGAAAAACCTTCACGATGGCGAATCTTATCCAGCGGCTGAATCGGCCGACCCTTGTGATTTCGCACAACAAAACCCTCGCTGCTCAGCTCTACTCGGAGTTTAAGGGTTTTTTTCCGGAAAACGCGGTCGAATATTTTGTGAGCTATTACGATTACTATCAACCGGAGGCTTACGTTCCACAGACCGACACCTACATTGAAAAAGACTCGTCGATCAACGAGGATATTGAAAGGCTCCGGATCTCGACTACGAGTGCTCTTCTAAGCCGTCGAGATGTGGTTGTCGTTGCCAGTGTATCCTGTATCTACGGCCTCGGAAGTCCGGAAGATTTCAGGGAGATGATGATAGAAATCAGAACCGGAGATGAGCTGGGGCGCGATGCATTTCTTGAGCGGCTCGTCGAGAACCTTTACGAGCGGAATGACATTGAACTGACCCGAGGAAAGTTCCGTGCGAGGGGAGAGATTGTCGACGTTTTTCCTGCCTATCTCGAGAGTGCGATCAGGGTCGAATTTTGGGGCGACGAGGTGGAATCGGTTCGTCCGCTGGATCCTTTGACAGGAGAAACGGGTGAACCCTACGGCTATTTTTACCTGTATCCTGCAAATCAATACATCACGCCCCGCAACAAACTGAAAGATGCAGTAAAGGGAATACGGGAAGAGCTGGATGACCGGGTGGATGAATTTGAGAAGGAGCAGCGACTTCTTGAGGCACAGCGTGTCAGGATGCGGACTGAGTATGATTTGGAAATGCTGGAGGAGATTGGGTTTTGCAGTGGAATCGAGAATTACTCCCGCCACCTGAGTGGCCGAAAACCGGGAGAAAGGCCTTTTTGCCTCATCGACTTCTTTCCGGATGATTTTCTTCTGATCCTGGACGAGAGTCACGTGACCATGCCTCAAATTGGTGCCATGTATAACGGTGACCGCTCGAGAAAAAGCCGGCTCGTTGATTTTGGATTTAGGTTGCCCTCTGCTCTCGATAATCGGCCGTTGCAGCCAGAGGAGTTCAGGAATGTGACCGGACAAACTCTCTTTGTTTCAGCTACTCCGGCATCCTACGAACTTGAAGTATCCGAAGTGATCGCAGAGCAGGTGATTCGCCCTACCGGACTGGTGGATCCGATCATGGAAATCCGTCCACTCAAGGGACAGGTAGAAGATACGATGGCAGAGATCCGCAAAACCAAAGAGGCTGGAGACCGGACTCTGGTGACAACTCTCACCAAGCGAATGTCTGAGGACATTGCCTCGTTCATAGCGGAGGATGGAATCGCTGTAGAATACCTTCACTCTGATATTGATGCGATTGAGCGAGTGGAGATTCTCCGACGTCTACGAGCAGGAGATTTTGACGTTCTTGTGGGAGTCAACCTTCTACGGGAAGGCTTGGACCTACCGGAGGTGGCGTTGGTCGTGATTCTGGATGCGGACAAGGAGGGTTTTCTTAGAAGCGAAACCAGCTTAATCCAGACTGCCGGGAGGGCGGCTAGGCATGAGAAAGGGCGTGTCATTCTCTATGCCGATGCTCTTACAGGTTCTCTGGAGAGGGCGGTAGAGGTGACCCGGTATCGACGGGAGAAGCAATTGGCCCACAATAAAGAGCATAACATCACGCCCAAGGGCGTTCGCCGAAACGATCAGTCCAGTCTTTTGCGGAACGGCGGGACTACAAAGGATGAATCCTTCGCGCTGGCGGTTGGCGAAGGGAGCGATGATCGGGAAGTTGCTGCAGTAATTGCTGAGCTGGAGGAAGATATGAATCAAGCCTCACTCGATCTCGAATTTGAGAGAGCGGCCGTTTTGAGAGACCAGATCAAGGCTCTGAGGGAGGGAGAGGTGAGTTTATCGGATGGCCCAACCAGGAGAGGCGGCTTGAAAAAGCGGAGGAAGAAATACCGAAAACACCGTCGATGA
- a CDS encoding UvrB/UvrC motif-containing protein has product MADNTTESSNLPKIYLTKIIGGKVFSSTLEKSDPGASVLKDSGYSLIPDGESLGRVKNRISIECPDCGCSKEKFEETGRFGCPGCYAAFGPFLPGLLRKMHKGERHVGKVPSGLLTDELMRERIDLLSSELNQAIKTEDFEEAARLRDEIRLLKESLPVSGES; this is encoded by the coding sequence GTGGCGGATAATACTACAGAATCATCAAATCTCCCGAAGATCTACCTGACGAAAATCATTGGCGGAAAAGTCTTTTCCTCCACTTTGGAGAAGAGCGACCCTGGTGCTTCGGTCCTCAAGGATTCTGGTTATTCTTTGATCCCTGATGGTGAAAGTTTGGGCCGGGTGAAAAATCGCATATCGATCGAGTGCCCCGATTGCGGTTGTTCCAAGGAAAAGTTTGAGGAAACAGGACGTTTTGGCTGTCCTGGGTGTTACGCCGCTTTCGGACCGTTTCTTCCGGGTCTCCTGCGAAAAATGCACAAAGGGGAAAGACACGTGGGAAAGGTTCCTTCCGGACTACTGACCGACGAGCTTATGAGGGAGCGGATCGATTTACTTTCGTCTGAACTCAATCAGGCCATAAAGACCGAGGATTTTGAGGAAGCCGCCCGTTTGAGGGACGAGATCCGGTTGTTGAAGGAGAGTCTCCCGGTTTCTGGTGAATCGTAA
- a CDS encoding VTT domain-containing protein codes for MNRKLRTAALLAAALVCAIGLVLLLLPSAAVDGALTVLEDLSDKLGEHPVILYGAMVVLPAFFVPQSPMLVLAGLVYAEPMGEVMGALVASSAVALNILWCYFLTVGPLHRVANFFLSKFGFSLPKIPSQDHLKFSFLVRVTPVLPLCIQNYTLGLLRVPLRYYLIASWTTQVPIAFGIAFTAGAILEGNFVIILIAVFVLLLFLFGVKWLRRKLQTDPDLVEVSKEFAAEGGSDSLPSE; via the coding sequence GTGAATCGTAAGCTGAGAACGGCCGCATTGCTGGCGGCGGCTCTCGTTTGTGCGATCGGGCTAGTTCTGCTCCTACTGCCTTCTGCGGCGGTCGACGGTGCTTTAACGGTCCTAGAGGATTTGTCGGACAAGCTGGGAGAACATCCGGTCATCCTTTACGGGGCTATGGTTGTTTTGCCGGCCTTTTTTGTTCCTCAAAGTCCGATGCTCGTCCTAGCAGGGCTGGTCTACGCTGAGCCAATGGGAGAGGTGATGGGTGCGCTCGTCGCTTCCAGTGCTGTAGCCTTGAATATTTTGTGGTGTTACTTTCTCACGGTTGGGCCCCTCCATCGTGTGGCGAATTTCTTTCTCTCCAAATTCGGATTCTCTCTACCGAAGATTCCCTCGCAAGATCACTTAAAGTTTTCGTTTTTAGTCCGAGTGACTCCCGTCCTGCCGTTATGCATCCAAAACTATACTCTGGGGCTGTTGCGGGTCCCTCTTCGTTACTACCTGATCGCCAGTTGGACGACGCAGGTTCCTATTGCCTTTGGAATCGCATTTACCGCAGGAGCGATTCTTGAAGGAAACTTCGTGATCATTCTGATAGCAGTCTTTGTCCTTCTTCTCTTCCTTTTTGGCGTTAAGTGGCTTCGAAGGAAATTGCAGACTGATCCTGACCTGGTTGAGGTTTCTAAAGAATTCGCGGCCGAAGGAGGGTCGGACTCTTTACCGTCCGAATGA
- the xseA gene encoding exodeoxyribonuclease VII large subunit has protein sequence MMMGPENAISVSDLNRQIKEVVERSFPTVWVRGEISNLRRQPSGHCYFSLKDEGGQISSVLFRGNALRVECEPADGKQVVAFGEVSVYEPRGSYQVIVRELLEDGVGRLQREFEALKERLRKEGLFEEARKKSLPEYPLTVGVITSPSGAAIRDMISVFERMEWRGNLRIFPSAVQGNAAIPKLIRQIERAGSMEELDLLVLARGGGSLEDLWCFNDEKIARALAACPVATISAIGHETDVVLTDFVADLRRETPTGAAEWISSLISVFNRRLSQSGQLLLRATRHSIQKRTTAVGQIEERLSLRPLVRRLESNSQRLDDFRDRLVRAVDGKLQYSWVSLAQARKQLAIYDPTKILGVRQKEKEEIQRRLKLIVQRRFESKKEALSVQLRSLRSGGLAHNLKRGFVIVRDSSGKPITRSEHCRSERQVSLQFHDGTIGATVEGDGGRGTD, from the coding sequence ATGATGATGGGACCGGAGAACGCTATCTCGGTTTCAGACCTGAACCGGCAAATTAAAGAGGTGGTGGAGAGGAGTTTTCCTACAGTCTGGGTGAGGGGAGAAATTTCGAATCTTAGGCGGCAACCGAGCGGACACTGTTATTTCTCCCTCAAAGATGAGGGTGGCCAGATCTCATCGGTTCTTTTCCGGGGCAACGCTCTTCGGGTCGAGTGTGAACCTGCCGACGGAAAGCAGGTGGTAGCGTTCGGCGAGGTTTCTGTTTACGAGCCCCGAGGTTCTTATCAGGTCATCGTGCGAGAACTTTTGGAGGATGGAGTTGGTCGTCTACAGCGGGAATTTGAAGCACTCAAGGAAAGACTGCGAAAGGAGGGACTTTTTGAAGAAGCACGAAAGAAATCCCTTCCGGAATATCCTCTGACTGTAGGCGTGATCACCTCTCCAAGTGGCGCGGCGATCCGTGATATGATCAGCGTTTTCGAGCGAATGGAATGGAGAGGGAACCTTCGCATCTTTCCTTCCGCGGTCCAAGGCAATGCCGCCATTCCAAAACTGATTCGCCAAATCGAGAGGGCAGGTTCCATGGAGGAACTCGATCTTTTGGTCTTAGCTAGAGGCGGGGGTAGTCTTGAGGACCTTTGGTGTTTCAATGACGAGAAGATCGCTAGGGCTCTGGCGGCTTGTCCTGTCGCTACTATTTCCGCAATCGGGCACGAAACTGATGTGGTACTGACCGACTTTGTCGCCGATCTGCGTCGGGAAACTCCCACTGGAGCCGCAGAATGGATTAGTAGCTTGATTTCCGTTTTCAATCGTCGTTTGAGCCAGTCTGGTCAACTGCTTCTTCGCGCGACACGGCATTCCATCCAGAAGCGGACTACAGCGGTCGGCCAAATAGAGGAGCGGCTTAGTCTGAGACCCCTGGTCAGGCGATTGGAATCCAACAGCCAGCGGCTTGATGATTTTCGGGACCGATTGGTGCGAGCAGTTGACGGGAAGTTGCAGTATTCCTGGGTGTCTTTGGCGCAGGCTCGAAAGCAGCTTGCCATTTATGATCCAACTAAGATTTTGGGAGTGCGGCAGAAAGAGAAAGAGGAGATTCAGCGCCGTTTAAAGCTCATCGTTCAGCGCCGATTTGAGTCCAAAAAGGAAGCGTTGTCCGTGCAGCTCAGGTCACTGCGAAGCGGTGGTTTGGCCCATAACCTGAAGAGAGGCTTCGTGATCGTGCGGGACTCTTCTGGAAAACCGATCACCAGAAGCGAGCATTGTCGGAGTGAGCGACAGGTTTCCCTTCAGTTTCATGATGGGACCATCGGTGCCACCGTCGAAGGGGATGGAGGAAGAGGAACTGATTGA